Proteins encoded by one window of Pyxidicoccus trucidator:
- a CDS encoding error-prone DNA polymerase, giving the protein MDYAELVCRSNFSFLRGASHPEELVATAARLGLRALALTDADGLYGVVKAHLAAKEHGLKLILGAELTLEDAPPVVVYAADAGGYANLCSLVSQSRMTHPKGEAGLPWRALADRSAGLIALLPEPAPVERVAALAEAFPERFHVGLCRTLSAGDAAREAQVDALAREMGVPVVVHNDVHTHHRRRQPLQDVLVAVRHGTTVDKVGTRLHPNAERTLKGPHEMGRLFADRPEALERTVELASRCHASLDDLHYRFPEEDLPEGRTANQHLRTLTYEGLAVRYPGGVPPEVVRQIEHELKLIAALDFAGYFLALWDIVGFARRRGILCQGRGSAANSAVCYALQITAIDPVRMGLLFERFLSMERKEPPDIDVDFEHERREEVLQYVYEKHGRQRAGMVCEVICYRGRLALRETGKALGLSLDQVDKLSKVAAANGFQVTPEVLLEAGLSAFDSRVQKTLSLAMEMEGFPRHLSIHVGGFVITREPLTELVPVENAAMPGRTVIQWEKDDINSIGLLKVDLLALGMLTALSKCFALIREHRGRELSLATIPAEDPKVYDMLCEADTVGVFQIESRAQMNMLPRLRPRTFYDLVVEIALIRPGPIVGNMVHPFLRRRHGIEKVEYPSEAVKEILGKTLGVPLFQEQAMKLAMVAAGFTAGEADGLRRVLSHKRAESMLLQYRGRFVEGCIARGYAPGQAEEWFDNFRGFAHYGFPESHSASFALIAYASSWLKCHYPAAFTAALLNSQPMGFYAPHTLVADAQRHGVEVREVDVQRSSWDCTLEEGGRALRLGLRMVKGLGESAGRRVESAKGEGFRDVGDLARRARIPRHELTRLALAGALAGLCGARRKALWEIQALGPLDSDDLFFGMSMDGTEVELPSMSLYERVVADYDTVGLSLEKHPLELLRPTLKKLGAVTAEGLKKVPSGRKVAVGGMLICRQRPPTAKGICFISLEDETGIANLIVPPDVYEQCRKQIHGALFLVGQGVLERSGKVTNLKTRSVVSLNG; this is encoded by the coding sequence GTGGACTACGCCGAGCTCGTCTGTCGCTCCAACTTCTCGTTCCTGCGCGGGGCCTCGCATCCGGAGGAGCTGGTGGCGACTGCCGCGAGGCTCGGGCTGCGCGCGCTGGCGCTGACGGACGCGGACGGGCTGTACGGGGTGGTGAAGGCGCACCTGGCGGCGAAGGAGCACGGCCTGAAGCTCATCCTCGGGGCCGAGCTGACGCTGGAGGACGCCCCGCCGGTGGTGGTGTACGCGGCGGACGCAGGCGGGTACGCGAACCTGTGTAGTCTGGTGTCGCAGAGCCGGATGACGCATCCAAAGGGGGAGGCGGGGCTGCCGTGGCGGGCGCTGGCGGACCGCTCCGCGGGGCTGATCGCATTGCTTCCCGAGCCGGCTCCGGTGGAGCGGGTGGCCGCGCTGGCGGAGGCCTTCCCGGAGCGCTTCCACGTGGGGCTGTGCCGGACGCTGTCGGCGGGGGACGCGGCACGCGAGGCCCAGGTGGACGCCCTGGCGCGGGAAATGGGCGTGCCCGTGGTGGTGCACAACGACGTGCATACGCACCACCGGCGAAGGCAGCCGTTGCAGGACGTGCTGGTGGCGGTTCGCCACGGGACGACGGTGGACAAGGTGGGGACGCGGCTGCATCCCAACGCGGAGCGGACGCTGAAGGGGCCGCATGAGATGGGGCGGCTGTTCGCGGACCGGCCGGAGGCGCTGGAGCGGACGGTGGAGCTGGCGTCGCGCTGTCACGCCTCGCTGGATGACCTGCACTACCGCTTTCCGGAGGAGGACCTCCCCGAGGGGCGGACGGCGAACCAACATCTACGGACGCTGACGTACGAGGGGCTCGCGGTGCGCTATCCGGGAGGCGTGCCGCCGGAGGTGGTGCGGCAGATTGAGCATGAATTGAAGCTCATCGCCGCGCTGGATTTCGCGGGGTACTTCCTGGCGCTGTGGGACATCGTGGGGTTCGCGCGGAGGCGGGGGATTCTCTGCCAGGGACGAGGGAGCGCGGCGAACTCGGCGGTTTGCTACGCGCTCCAGATTACTGCGATTGACCCGGTGCGGATGGGGCTGCTGTTCGAGCGGTTCCTGAGCATGGAGCGCAAGGAGCCGCCCGACATTGACGTGGACTTCGAGCACGAGCGGCGCGAGGAGGTGCTCCAGTACGTCTACGAGAAGCACGGCCGGCAGCGGGCGGGGATGGTGTGCGAGGTCATCTGCTATCGGGGCCGGCTGGCGCTGCGAGAGACGGGCAAGGCGCTGGGGCTGTCACTGGACCAGGTGGACAAGCTGTCGAAGGTGGCGGCGGCGAACGGGTTCCAGGTGACGCCGGAGGTGCTGCTGGAGGCGGGGCTGTCTGCCTTTGACAGCCGGGTGCAGAAGACGCTGTCGCTGGCGATGGAGATGGAAGGCTTTCCGAGACACCTGTCCATCCACGTGGGCGGGTTCGTGATTACACGCGAGCCGCTGACGGAGTTGGTGCCGGTGGAGAACGCGGCGATGCCGGGCCGCACGGTCATCCAGTGGGAAAAGGATGACATCAACTCGATTGGCCTGCTGAAGGTGGATCTGCTGGCGCTGGGGATGCTGACGGCGCTGTCGAAGTGCTTCGCACTGATTCGAGAGCACCGCGGGAGGGAGCTGTCGCTGGCGACGATTCCGGCGGAGGACCCGAAGGTCTACGACATGCTGTGCGAGGCGGACACGGTGGGGGTGTTCCAGATTGAAAGCCGCGCGCAGATGAACATGCTGCCGAGGCTGCGGCCGAGGACGTTCTACGACCTGGTGGTGGAGATCGCGCTCATCCGCCCGGGGCCGATTGTCGGGAATATGGTGCACCCGTTCCTGCGGCGGAGGCATGGCATCGAGAAGGTGGAGTACCCGAGCGAGGCGGTGAAGGAGATTCTCGGGAAGACGCTGGGGGTGCCGCTCTTCCAGGAGCAGGCGATGAAGCTGGCGATGGTGGCTGCGGGCTTCACGGCGGGGGAGGCGGATGGGCTGCGGCGGGTGCTGAGCCACAAGCGGGCGGAGTCGATGCTGTTGCAGTACAGGGGCCGCTTCGTGGAGGGCTGTATCGCGCGCGGGTACGCGCCGGGACAAGCAGAGGAGTGGTTCGACAACTTTCGCGGCTTCGCGCACTACGGGTTCCCGGAGAGCCACTCGGCGAGCTTCGCGCTGATTGCGTACGCGTCGAGCTGGCTGAAGTGCCACTACCCGGCGGCCTTCACGGCGGCGCTGCTGAACTCCCAGCCGATGGGCTTCTACGCGCCGCACACGCTGGTGGCGGATGCGCAGCGGCACGGGGTGGAGGTGCGGGAGGTGGACGTGCAGCGCTCGAGTTGGGACTGCACGCTGGAGGAGGGCGGACGGGCGCTACGGCTGGGCCTGCGGATGGTGAAGGGCCTGGGAGAGTCCGCGGGGCGCCGGGTGGAGTCGGCGAAGGGGGAGGGGTTCCGGGACGTGGGAGACCTGGCGAGGCGGGCGCGGATTCCCAGGCACGAGCTGACACGGCTGGCGCTGGCGGGTGCGCTGGCGGGGCTATGTGGAGCAAGGCGCAAGGCGCTGTGGGAAATCCAGGCGCTGGGGCCGCTGGACTCGGACGACCTGTTCTTTGGGATGTCGATGGACGGCACGGAGGTGGAGCTGCCTTCGATGAGCCTCTACGAGCGCGTGGTCGCGGATTACGACACGGTGGGGCTGTCGCTGGAGAAGCACCCGCTGGAACTGCTTCGGCCGACATTGAAGAAGCTGGGCGCGGTGACGGCGGAGGGACTGAAGAAGGTGCCCTCGGGTCGGAAGGTGGCGGTGGGCGGGATGCTCATCTGCCGGCAGCGGCCGCCCACGGCGAAGGGCATCTGCTTCATCTCGCTGGAGGACGAGACGGGCATCGCGAACCTCATCGTGCCTCCGGACGTGTACGAGCAGTGCCGGAAGCAGATCCACGGCGCGCTCTTCCTAGTGGGGCAGGGTGTGCTGGAGCGCTCGGGCAAGGTAACGAACTTGAAGACGCGAAGTGTAGTTTCGCTCAACGGTTGA
- a CDS encoding DUF2019 domain-containing protein, with amino-acid sequence MKGKSLKSASIPDLEATYEEVAWLHGQASQAGDHRTANAQYKQVTRVWMELRGRGEEGRSALVRLMGSSNPHVRGWAASHVLEFKPQAAEAELARLAQGPPSIVRLNAEMTLKEWKTGTLTFPAE; translated from the coding sequence TTGAAGGGCAAGTCTTTGAAGAGCGCCTCGATTCCCGACCTTGAGGCTACGTACGAAGAAGTTGCCTGGCTCCATGGGCAGGCGTCTCAAGCCGGCGACCACCGGACAGCCAATGCCCAGTACAAGCAGGTCACCCGCGTGTGGATGGAGCTGAGGGGCCGGGGTGAGGAGGGGCGGAGTGCGCTGGTTCGGTTGATGGGGAGCAGCAACCCCCATGTGCGGGGGTGGGCCGCATCGCATGTCCTGGAGTTCAAGCCCCAAGCCGCGGAGGCCGAGCTGGCGCGCCTCGCCCAAGGGCCTCCGAGCATCGTGAGGCTCAATGCCGAGATGACACTCAAGGAGTGGAAGACCGGCACCCTGACGTTCCCGGCAGAGTGA
- a CDS encoding glutathione S-transferase N-terminal domain-containing protein: MPAALEESANPVLIGRSSSHFTRITRIFAAELRVDYSFQVVRDLMSSDPADYGGNPALRIPVLQTSRGAWFGALNVCRELWRRSSLKPRVVWPEDLDQPVLANAQELVLQAMATEVALIMAKVAGGSDSNAHHTKQRKALVDMMSWLETNATSALAALPPQRDLSFLEVTLFCLVTHLEFRDVLPTAPYSELTAFCRRFSTRASIAETAYRFDT; encoded by the coding sequence ATGCCCGCCGCGCTCGAAGAGTCCGCCAACCCTGTCCTCATCGGCCGCTCGAGCTCACACTTCACGCGCATCACCCGGATCTTCGCCGCGGAGCTGCGCGTCGACTATTCCTTTCAGGTGGTGCGAGACCTCATGTCCTCCGACCCGGCGGACTACGGCGGCAATCCCGCGCTCAGGATCCCCGTCCTCCAGACGTCCCGAGGTGCCTGGTTCGGTGCGCTCAATGTCTGTCGCGAGCTGTGGCGCCGTTCGAGCCTCAAGCCTCGCGTGGTCTGGCCGGAGGACCTCGACCAGCCGGTGCTTGCCAATGCGCAGGAGCTCGTGCTTCAGGCCATGGCCACGGAAGTGGCATTGATCATGGCGAAGGTCGCTGGCGGCAGCGACAGCAATGCCCACCACACCAAGCAGCGAAAAGCGCTGGTCGACATGATGTCGTGGCTGGAGACGAACGCGACGTCCGCGCTCGCCGCACTCCCTCCACAGCGGGACCTGAGCTTCCTGGAGGTCACGCTCTTCTGCCTCGTGACGCATCTGGAGTTCCGGGACGTCCTGCCGACCGCTCCCTACTCCGAGCTGACCGCGTTCTGTCGGCGGTTCTCGACGCGAGCCTCCATCGCGGAGACCGCCTATCGCTTCGACACGTGA
- a CDS encoding alpha/beta fold hydrolase: MPFLSIRGAKLYYEDSGGPGEPVVFSHGLLWDSHLFSRQVDALKGRYRCICYDHRGQGRSEAPEDGKPIDLRTVYEDAVAFIQALRLAPCHFVGLSMGGFVGLRVAARHPELLSSLVLLDTSAGAELPSNLPRFRLLSSVTHWLGLGPVVDRIMRIYFGPTFMNDPARQAEREALRRQLASNPRAVWRAMDGVINRRSVEGELHRIPTPTLILVGEEDAVTLPEMADRLHERISGSRLMRLPHGGHMSNLEQPEAVNAAISSFLDEVSEDQLQAV, encoded by the coding sequence ATGCCGTTCCTGTCCATTCGTGGCGCGAAGCTCTACTACGAGGACTCTGGAGGGCCCGGTGAGCCGGTGGTGTTCAGCCACGGGCTCCTGTGGGACTCGCACCTGTTCTCGCGACAGGTGGATGCGTTGAAGGGCCGCTACCGGTGCATCTGCTACGACCACCGGGGGCAGGGCCGCAGCGAGGCGCCCGAGGACGGCAAGCCGATAGACCTGAGGACGGTGTACGAGGACGCGGTGGCCTTCATCCAGGCGCTGCGGCTGGCGCCGTGCCACTTCGTGGGGCTGTCGATGGGGGGCTTCGTGGGGCTGCGCGTCGCGGCGCGGCATCCTGAGCTGCTGAGCTCGCTGGTGCTGCTGGACACGTCGGCGGGGGCGGAGCTTCCGAGCAACCTGCCGCGCTTCCGCCTGCTCTCCTCGGTGACGCACTGGCTGGGGCTGGGACCGGTGGTGGACCGCATCATGCGCATCTACTTCGGGCCCACGTTCATGAACGACCCGGCGAGGCAGGCGGAGCGGGAAGCGCTGCGCCGGCAGCTCGCCAGCAACCCGCGCGCGGTGTGGCGGGCGATGGACGGGGTCATCAACCGGCGGAGCGTGGAGGGCGAACTGCACCGCATCCCCACGCCGACGTTGATTCTGGTGGGCGAGGAGGACGCGGTGACGCTGCCGGAGATGGCGGACCGGCTGCATGAGCGCATCTCCGGCTCGCGGCTGATGCGGCTGCCGCACGGCGGGCACATGAGCAACCTGGAGCAGCCGGAGGCGGTGAACGCCGCCATCTCCTCGTTCCTGGACGAGGTGTCCGAGGATCAGCTCCAGGCGGTGTGA
- a CDS encoding NfeD family protein — protein sequence MDLTPTAWQLWMVAALVCGGLEMKLSGFVMLWFAVGALASSLAASLGLGINFQLFLFTAVSAGLFAASRTIFKNVFMRTASHLKTGIEAMLGQEAVVVESLGEPHGGTVRINGELWSARSLSGLVAEGERVTVEQVEGLKLWVRRPSASLSVPSGEHQKKERA from the coding sequence ATGGACCTCACCCCCACTGCCTGGCAGCTCTGGATGGTCGCGGCGCTGGTCTGCGGCGGGCTGGAGATGAAGCTGTCAGGCTTCGTGATGCTCTGGTTCGCCGTGGGGGCGCTGGCCTCCTCGCTCGCCGCCTCGCTCGGGCTGGGCATCAACTTCCAGCTCTTCCTCTTCACCGCCGTCTCCGCCGGCCTCTTCGCCGCCTCGCGCACCATCTTCAAAAACGTTTTCATGCGCACCGCCTCGCATTTGAAGACGGGCATCGAGGCGATGCTCGGCCAGGAGGCGGTGGTGGTGGAGTCGCTCGGCGAGCCCCATGGGGGCACCGTGCGCATCAACGGCGAGCTGTGGTCGGCCCGCTCCCTGTCGGGACTCGTGGCCGAGGGCGAGCGCGTCACCGTGGAGCAGGTGGAAGGTCTCAAGCTTTGGGTGCGCCGCCCATCGGCGTCATTGTCCGTTCCCTCCGGGGAACATCAGAAGAAGGAGAGGGCCTGA
- a CDS encoding SPFH domain-containing protein: MDFLTVLFIIAAVVVGFALVTGIRIVPQAKVMVVERLGKFHNVATSGLNILIPFLDSPRAIEMRAGNRVMRSNLVDLREQVMGFETVQVITHDNVNMEVGSVIYYQIVDPAKALYQVENLALAIEQLTMTNLRNVMGGLTLDQTLTSRETVNTKLRIVLDEATEKWGVKVTRVELREIEPPQAIKAAMAKQMTAERERRAEVTKAEGDKSAAILQAEGEKISRILRAEAERDAEVARAEGHKRAVMLEAEGKAEATRLVFEAIHQGRATPEVLALRYMETLQELGRGDNKMFIPYEATAALGAISAVKELFGEAGARPRAGQAAPARPSAPSAASLSAQAIARSSAIHEPATLAGTPAVPPRRPRPTTESQDD; the protein is encoded by the coding sequence ATGGACTTCCTGACCGTTCTTTTCATCATCGCGGCGGTGGTCGTGGGCTTTGCCCTCGTCACCGGCATCCGCATCGTCCCGCAGGCCAAGGTCATGGTCGTGGAGCGGCTCGGCAAGTTCCACAACGTGGCCACCAGCGGGCTCAACATCCTCATCCCGTTCCTCGACAGCCCCCGGGCCATCGAGATGCGCGCGGGCAACCGCGTCATGCGCAGCAACCTGGTGGACCTGCGCGAGCAGGTCATGGGCTTCGAGACCGTCCAGGTCATCACCCATGACAACGTCAACATGGAGGTCGGCTCGGTCATCTACTACCAGATCGTCGACCCCGCGAAGGCGCTCTACCAGGTGGAGAACCTGGCGCTCGCGATTGAACAGCTCACCATGACCAACCTGCGCAACGTCATGGGCGGGCTGACGCTGGACCAGACGCTCACCAGCCGCGAGACGGTGAACACCAAGCTGCGCATCGTGCTGGACGAGGCCACCGAGAAGTGGGGCGTCAAGGTGACGCGCGTGGAGCTGCGCGAGATTGAGCCTCCCCAGGCCATCAAGGCCGCCATGGCCAAGCAGATGACCGCCGAGCGCGAGCGCCGCGCCGAGGTGACGAAGGCCGAGGGCGACAAGTCCGCCGCCATCCTCCAGGCCGAGGGCGAGAAGATCTCCCGCATCCTCCGCGCCGAGGCCGAGCGCGACGCCGAGGTGGCCCGCGCCGAAGGCCACAAGCGCGCCGTCATGCTGGAGGCCGAGGGCAAGGCCGAGGCCACCCGCCTCGTCTTCGAGGCCATCCACCAGGGCCGCGCCACCCCCGAGGTGCTCGCGCTGCGCTACATGGAGACCCTCCAGGAATTGGGCCGGGGCGACAACAAGATGTTCATCCCCTACGAGGCCACCGCCGCCCTGGGCGCCATCTCCGCCGTCAAGGAGCTCTTCGGCGAGGCCGGCGCCAGGCCGCGGGCTGGCCAGGCCGCCCCCGCCCGGCCCTCGGCGCCCTCCGCCGCCTCGCTGAGCGCCCAGGCCATTGCCCGGAGCAGCGCCATCCACGAGCCGGCCACCCTCGCCGGCACGCCCGCCGTCCCCCCTCGCCGCCCGCGTCCCACCACCGAGTCGCAGGACGACTGA